Genomic window (Jeotgalibacillus haloalkalitolerans):
CCGGTACAGAAAAATACACATGATGGCAGACTTCCACCTGGTCAGACGCTGACAGAAAAATTTCCGATTCTGCATGAAGGCGAAGTCCCTGAATACAATCTTGCTACATGGGATTTCACGCTGTTTGGAGAAGGTGCAACGAAAAAGACATTCACTTATGACGAGCTCATGCAGCTGCCGCAGACGACAATCGTAAAAGATATTCACTGCGTGACAAGGTGGTCAAGGTTTGACAATGCTTTTACCGGCGTCACAATAAAGGATTTGCTGAAAGATTTTGAGATCCCTGAAGGCACGAAGCACGTTATGATTTATGGAGATCATGACTACGAGACGAACTTACCGCTTGAGGATCTGCTAAAAGAAGACATTCTGCTGGCGCACTCTTTTGAAGGGAAGCCGCTGACAGCCAAGCATGGTTATCCATTCAGACTGGTCGTACCGCACCTGTATTTCTGGAAGAGTGTGAAGTGGATCAGAGGAATTGAATTTTTACAGGAAGACCGCCCGGGGTTCTGGGAACGCAACGGATTTCACAATTACGGAGAAGTATTCAGAGAAGAGCGTTTTTCAGGAGAGGACTTAGATATTCCTGAAGATGAGTGGCATAAAAAAGAATTTGATTAAAGGAGAGGAACGTCAATGACAAATGTA
Coding sequences:
- a CDS encoding sulfite oxidase-like oxidoreductase; its protein translation is MGKAERLKKARPPVQKNTHDGRLPPGQTLTEKFPILHEGEVPEYNLATWDFTLFGEGATKKTFTYDELMQLPQTTIVKDIHCVTRWSRFDNAFTGVTIKDLLKDFEIPEGTKHVMIYGDHDYETNLPLEDLLKEDILLAHSFEGKPLTAKHGYPFRLVVPHLYFWKSVKWIRGIEFLQEDRPGFWERNGFHNYGEVFREERFSGEDLDIPEDEWHKKEFD